In the genome of Phaeodactylum tricornutum CCAP 1055/1 chromosome 18, whole genome shotgun sequence, one region contains:
- a CDS encoding predicted protein, which produces MNQAASSTINRIAELENASGRDRIREHDGKPTSEPPIVHKNEAKSSTSCSQIVPHTSPSALHLLKSAVQRVQQEEILAAEALPTPFIGVLRFGPGKAVPRKRISPSGKRPRHTNDRSFSEAWMLELLDKVDPEAINPLVAFAAALKDIPDEEKTGYYNTLREAPDLIACESNPLIFLKFHSDNVEAAAQRFALFWQERYRIFGERAYLPMDSTGNGAMSRQDLIVYNSQYLFVLPRDDAEESVVCYTPSLVDVDCKERMRCVFYTFFQVFKNPMSSKTGFTAITVFDKIGMERAYGRKHPADLLRDAFPMRMKKIHAVLLLDSEHVTYFKQRSEPLFIQLYSCPLNTHFEGTKEEIASSLVSSGFRSATLPESVGGMLRYCDVEEAFTKQRQKETVEEIERMKMRKRLSATASDISEAAYDLSATEADITRSDSDDSASRWKMRRRRQLNNEASKRKRRKIKQHEHDLEKQCAALREQNARLKSGNYQLQRLLIQAQEIVTVYEERILHPNRAIQNTNQLNSMISNENHQVVVQPSTTALSTPVPVTRLADAIGQPSGFSAHFLLSPEDPFKSNAVSLADVRLLPGGLYERPIQSDTIGQSETKMPDCERKARVP; this is translated from the coding sequence ATGAACCAAGCTGCGTCTTCGACAATCAACCGCATTGCTGAACTCGAAAACGCGTCCGGAAGGGACAGAATCAGAGAACACGATGGCAAACCCACAAGCGAGCCACCTATTGTGCACAAAAACGAGGCCAAAAGCTCTACCAGCTGCTCACAGATTGTGCCCCACACTTCCCCTTCGGCCCTGCACCTTCTCAAATCAGCTGTGCAACGAgtgcaacaagaagaaatatTGGCTGCCGAGGCATTACCTACACCTTTTATAGGCGTTTTGCGATTTGGCCCTGGCAAAGCTGTCCCTAGGAAAAGAATTAGTCCTTCTGGTAAGCGGCCGAGACATACAAATGACCGTTCATTTTCTGAAGCATGGATGCTCGAATTACTCGACAAAGTCGATCCTGAAGCTATCAATCCCTTGGTAGCATTTGCCGCAGCCTTAAAAGACATCCCGGATGAGGAGAAGACTGGATACTACAACACCTTGCGGGAAGCACCCGACTTGATTGCTTGTGAGTCGAATCCACTCATTTTCTTAAAATTTCATTCGGACAATGTCGAGGCAGCTGCTCAGCGCTTTGCACTGTTCTGGCAGGAACGGTATCGGATCTTTGGGGAAAGAGCTTATCTACCGATGGATTCCACTGGAAATGGTGCGATGTCACGCCAAGATCTGATCGTCTACAACTCACAGTACCTCTTTGTGTTGCCTCGAGACGATGCCGAGGAGTCTGTTGTTTGCTATACGCCGTCCTTAGTGGATGTGGACTGTAAAGAGCGCATGAGATGCGTTTTCTATACATTTTTCCAAGTATTTAAGAATCCGATGTCATCGAAAACAGGATTCACTGCCATAACAGTCTTCGACAAGATTGGTATGGAACGTGCTTACGGTAGAAAGCACCCCGCGGATCTGCTGCGAGATGCATTTCCAATGCGAATGAAAAAAATCCATGCTGTTCTGTTGCTGGATAGCGAGCACGTGACCTACTTCAAACAAAGATCAGAGCCTCTATTTATACAGCTTTACTCTTGCCCCCTGAACACGCATTTCGAGGGAACAAAAGAGGAGATAGCAAGTTCATTGGTTTCATCCGGGTTCAGAAGTGCTACTCTCCCGGAATCTGTCGGCGGCATGCTCCGATACTGCGATGTCGAAGAGGCTTTTACAAAAcaacgacaaaaagaaacagTAGAAGAAATAGAACGCATGAAAATGAGAAAACGCCTATCGGCAACTGCTTCTGACATTTCCGAGGCGGCCTACGACCTTTCAGCCACGGAAGCAGATATCACACGCTCGGATAGCGACGACAGCGCATCCCGATGGAAGATGAGGCGACGACGTCAACTGAACAACGAAGCGTCAAAGcgaaagagaagaaaaatCAAGCAACACGAACACGATTTAGAGAAACAATGTGCGGCATTGAGAGAGCAAAATGCAAGGCTCAAAAGCGGCAATTATCAATTGCAACGTCTTTTGATACAGGCGCAAGAAATTGTCACTGTGTATGAGGAACGCATTCTCCACCCGAATCGTGCGATTCAAAACACTAACCAGCTCAATTCCATGATAAGCAACGAAAATCATCAGGTAGTAGTCCAGCCCAGCACGACTGCGCTTTCGACACCTGTACCCGTCACTCGTCTTGCCGATGCTATAGGACAGCCTTCTGGTTTTTCTGCACACTTTCTACTCTCACCTGAAGATCCATTTAAATCCAACGCAGTGAGCCTGGCTGACGTTCGTTTGCTCCCGGGAGGCTTGTACGAGCGACCAATCCAATCAGATACCATCGGACAAAGCGAAACAAAAATGCCGGATTGTGAACGAAAGGCCCGGGTACCTTAG